From the genome of Psychrobacter sp. M13:
GTGTTAAAAAAGTGACCCCTGCCGTCAAATCCGTACAGTTAAACTTGGGAGATTTTAGTTACGCAGCCTGACGATAAAAGTCAAACCACACCTGTCTTGGCGACTTATAATCCAGGCCCTTTTGAATCCTCGTTTGATTGTAGTACAGCTCAATATAGCCAATGATCTCGTTTATGGCTATAAACCTTGTTTTATAGTCGTGATGATATATCAGCTCATTCTTTAATGTGCCCCAGAAACTCTCTATTGGCGCATTATCATAACAATTTCCCTTACCGCTCATTGAGCCTATGAACTGATGCTGTTTGATGATCTTGTGATACGCATGGCTGCAGTACTGACTGCCTCTGTCTGAATGAACAATCAATCCTGGGTTTGGTCGTTTGTTTTTGACTGCCATACTGAGTGCTTTGCCAACTGAGTCAGCAGTCATGCGCTTATTGATAGCATAGCCGACCAGCTCTTTAGTGTAGAGGTCTTTCACTCCTGCCAAATACAACCAGCCTTCATCGGTCCAGATATAAGTAATATCGCTGACCCAAGACTCATTAGGATGCCTAGCACCAAACTTCTGATCCAGAACGTTTGGATAGACCAGCTTGTTATGGTTTAAGTCAGTGGTTACTTTAAAGCGCTTGTGGCGACGGCATTTGATACTATGTTCTTCTTTGATACGTCTGACCATGTACAAGCTAATGTCTTGGCCTTGCTCTATTAGCTTTGCATGCAGTCGCTCACGAGCTTCACTGTGAGCAGCCCTAACCAGTAGCTCAGACTGGTGACGATGTATCTGTTGGTCGCTGATATCGCGATTTATCCAGTCGTAATAACTTGATGACTTAACACTTAGCACACGGCACATAGTGGTGTTGCTAAAGAAGATCTGGTTATCTTTGATAAAGGCGTACCTGACTAACTGTGCTTTGCAAAGTACGCGGTGGCCTTTTTTAGGATCTCTCGTTCCTCTTCGGCTACTTTAAGCTGTCGTTTGAGCTGCTTTATTTCCTGAAGAGCCGTCATAAGATCAGGATCATATTGTTCTGTGCCGATAAGCTTGCCTTGATTGGCTTTATTATGCCAATTAGATAAGGTCTGCATGGCGATGCCAAGGTGCTTTGCGGTCGCTGAGATATTGCCATTATTGTCTGCTATCTTCTTGACGGCCTCGGCTTTAAATTCGTCACTGTAGGCTCTTACTTTCTTGGTCATGATAAACTCCGATTAATACGCTTAGTTTACCAAGTTTAGGTGTACGGTTTTTTCAGCATAGCTCACATTCATGCCTTTAGCTTTTGCTACATCGTTCAAAGCTTGGATAAACTCGCTAGGTATACCATAAGCTGAAACTAAAACAACTGGCTTTTATAATTTTAGTTTTGATAACACTCTACCTTAAATTTAATAAAGTCTGCGGTGATTGAGTCGCGACTTTAAGTAGAGTAGCTGCTGAGCCTGAAGGTTGACGTTTACCTTGTTCCCAAGCTTGCAATGTGCGAATAGAGACCTGCATAATATCGGCAAACTCTCTTTGGGATAGTCCTGTCTTATGACGAGCTTCGATTGCTTCGTTTACCGTCGCCGTATGAGTTCTACTAATTTCTCCAGCATTCATTTGCTGAACACTGGCTAGCAACAGATCTCCAAGCTCATCACCTGTAAATTTGTGAGTAGTTACATCAATATTATCTAAATCATTAGTATTCATTTGGTAAGCTCCTGCTTAATCTGACGGAGTTTATGACTAGGTATAATATCCAAATTTGATTTGGCATAAATAAGTAATAAAGTAATTAAACCGTCTTCTAATTGATTAAAATATATAATTCTAACGCTACCGCTTTTACCTTTACCTGCTTGCTTCCAACGTATTTTACGACAGCCACCGCTACTTTGAATAACATCACCTGCGTCTGCGTGACTAGCAATAAAAGCGTTCAGTTCTCCTTGCTCCTCCAACGATAATAGACTATCTACCATCTTAGTGTAGATAGGTGTTTCTCTTAGAGTGTACATTCTATTATCTCTTATTATGTATACTACATTGTAGCATAAAGACTATTTTCTTTGTTTTAATATAAAAAATAATGTTTGTTTAAAAGGTAGGCTAGCTAAATCTAGTCTTTATAACCAAAAAAAAGCCAGCCATTAATTAAAATGACTGACTTCTTTAATACTGCTATGTTTGGTCGGAACGGCAGGATTTGAACCTGCGACCCCTACACCCCCAGTGTAGTGCGCTACCAGACTGCGCTACGCCCCGAATGACTGACTATTTTACGCAAATTTACTTATATTGCAAGGGTTAATTGTTTTGTAGATTAACCGCTAAATTTACATATCACAATCAGCTTATTCTATTGATCGAAGCTGCTTAATCCAACAACACTTTTAAAATCTCATTCACTTGCTGTGGATTGGCACTACCGCGACTGGCTTTCATTACTTGACCGACTAGACCGTTAAAGGCTTTTTGCTTGCCACCGCGATACTCATCGACCATCGCTTGGTTATTAGCAATAACTTCCTCAACGATCGCCTTGATCGCGCCCGTATCGGTTTCTTGTTTTAGACCTTTAGACTCAATGATTTGATCAGCGGCATCATCGCTATCGCCACCCTCACGCGCGTATAACGCGCTAAAGACAGTCTTGGCCATTTTGCCAGAGAGCGTATCATCAAAGAGTCGCTTGAGCATATGAGCCAATTGTTTAGCGCTGATAGGTGAGTCAGTGATCTCTTTATCGTCTTTATTCAATGCACCAAGTAGCTCACCCATCACCCAGTTCGCTGCGATCTTGGCATGCGACTGTCCTGTTTCCTCAACTACCGCTTCATAATAATCGGCTAGTTGACGACTACCCGTTAAGATACGCGCATCATATTCAGACAGATCAAGGTCATGCTCTAAGCGTGCTCGACGAGCCACAGGTAGCTCTGGCATAGCAGCTTTGATCTCATCGACCGTATGCTGCTCGATACGTACAGGCAACAGATCAGGATCAGGGAAGTAGCGATAGTCGTTAGCGTCTTCTTTAGTGCGCATAACCCGAGTTTGATCTTTTTCAGGATCATAAAGCATCGTCGCTTGTATGACTTTACCGCCGTCCTCTAAGATATCAATTTGACGCTCGATTTCGCGATGGATAGCGCGTTCGATATTCCTAAATGAGTTTAGGTTTTTCAGCTCAGTACGCGTGCCAAGATCGCCGCCAGGCCTACGTATCGAGACGTTACAGTCACAGCGGAACGAGCCTTCAGCCATAATGGCATCAGAGATGCCGAGCCAAGTGACCAGCTGATGGATGGCTTTGATATAAGCGAGTGCCTCGGCTGCGGAGCGCATATCAGGCTCAGAGACAATCTCAATCAGTGGCGTGCCAGCACGGTTCAGATCGACACCTGTCATACCGTCGACCGCATCATGTACTGATTTGCCTGCATCTTCTTCTAAATGCGCTCGCGTGATACCCATGCGTTTAGGGTATTCATTTTTATCCCCTTCATTGACCACCACATCGATATGTCCGCGACCGACAATAGGATTGGCCATTTGGGTGAT
Proteins encoded in this window:
- a CDS encoding DNA-binding transcriptional regulator; the encoded protein is MNTNDLDNIDVTTHKFTGDELGDLLLASVQQMNAGEISRTHTATVNEAIEARHKTGLSQREFADIMQVSIRTLQAWEQGKRQPSGSAATLLKVATQSPQTLLNLR
- a CDS encoding IS3 family transposase (programmed frameshift) translates to MTKKVRAYSDEFKAEAVKKIADNNGNISATAKHLGIAMQTLSNWHNKANQGKLIGTEQYDPDLMTALQEIKQLKRQLKVAEEEREIPKKGHRVLCKAQLVRYAFIKDNQIFFSNTTMCRVLSVKSSSYYDWINRDISDQQIHRHQSELLVRAAHSEARERLHAKLIEQGQDISLYMVRRIKEEHSIKCRRHKRFKVTTDLNHNKLVYPNVLDQKFGARHPNESWVSDITYIWTDEGWLYLAGVKDLYTKELVGYAINKRMTADSVGKALSMAVKNKRPNPGLIVHSDRGSQYCSHAYHKIIKQHQFIGSMSGKGNCYDNAPIESFWGTLKNELIYHHDYKTRFIAINEIIGYIELYYNQTRIQKGLDYKSPRQVWFDFYRQAA
- the gatB gene encoding Asp-tRNA(Asn)/Glu-tRNA(Gln) amidotransferase subunit GatB yields the protein MMEMTEFAVREELLVDGYEVVIGIEIHCQLNTDSKIFSSAPTDFGHEANTQASIVDLGLPGVLPVLNAGVVDRALKFGIGINAELGLFNTFDRKNYFYPDLPKGYQITQMANPIVGRGHIDVVVNEGDKNEYPKRMGITRAHLEEDAGKSVHDAVDGMTGVDLNRAGTPLIEIVSEPDMRSAAEALAYIKAIHQLVTWLGISDAIMAEGSFRCDCNVSIRRPGGDLGTRTELKNLNSFRNIERAIHREIERQIDILEDGGKVIQATMLYDPEKDQTRVMRTKEDANDYRYFPDPDLLPVRIEQHTVDEIKAAMPELPVARRARLEHDLDLSEYDARILTGSRQLADYYEAVVEETGQSHAKIAANWVMGELLGALNKDDKEITDSPISAKQLAHMLKRLFDDTLSGKMAKTVFSALYAREGGDSDDAADQIIESKGLKQETDTGAIKAIVEEVIANNQAMVDEYRGGKQKAFNGLVGQVMKASRGSANPQQVNEILKVLLD
- a CDS encoding transcriptional regulator, which encodes MYTLRETPIYTKMVDSLLSLEEQGELNAFIASHADAGDVIQSSGGCRKIRWKQAGKGKSGSVRIIYFNQLEDGLITLLLIYAKSNLDIIPSHKLRQIKQELTK